CCAGTGTTAATAAATAGATGATTTGTAGATGGAGGCCGAACGCAAAGATTATGTGGAATCAGAGAAGGCTGAAGCAAAAATGTAACAGAATGTAACCCTGTCAAAAAAAGAAACTTTCCAAACTTTCCAAACTTTCAAAACTTAGAACCTATAGTCCGTCCGTCCTTCTGGTCTTTTCGAAACGAACTTAGGACCTTGCCAGGATACCGGTTTTGTAGAAAGTTGCGGAGTGAGCGGGACGGACAGAGAGAGCGGCCGGAGAGTAATTGCAAGAGAGAGCAAGAGGCCAAATTTATATATGCACGTGGCTATATATATTTGCCTGTATGTAGGAATTGAATAAAGTTCGCGTAGCGCCAAACACAGCACGACAAAGATACAGCAGCAAGCCGaaagcaacaactacaacaccgggcaaacaaaaatagaGGCGTAAAGTCGTTGTTTTTGTAGATGAAATGCTAAAACCTTCGATATCAGCTCTATTAAAGAAATTGATCCTAGAAGCTAGTGACATTGGATCATTAAATTTCGACTTGCTCTGATGGCAATACTTTTTTCAAGATGCTTAGGTCCATTAAAACCGTTGCTTATACACACAAATGTAGATAACAAACATGTTTAGGTGTCGTATTTTTGCAACTTAAAGTATATATGGCCAATTTATCGTCTTTAAAGTTCGGTCTTGTATTTAAGCCAATTTTGGGCTATATGTCTATTATAGCTGTCCCGCTCTaacacgcgcacacacaccaGTTAAGTTCGTTGTAGCAACGGCACATCGGTGTGAGCGTGTATGTATATCAGAACGTGTATTTGTGCGATTTTGCAACGCATTTACATTCTTTTTAGGTTACGTATCGATTTTGATGCAGAGTGAGGTTAGATCGAAAAACATCCAAGTTTTTGCATGCTTTACGAAAGCAAGGACATTTTTGAAATCCCCTCGGCGCCCTCTGCATGTTTCTGGTATCAGACGTTCGATAAAGACTAAACCCCGAAAAACCTAAAACGAGCAGGTTGcaagcagaagcaaaagcaaaacggGCGGCGTTTTTATTCACCTATTGTacaattttatgtttttaggGTTGCCAGGTATGCATTATGTTTATcatgaatataatataaaaccTCGATGTGTCCGATTAGACGCAAATCAAATGTCTTTAAATGTATAATTGAGACCATGATGTCGCGCAGGGTTGCCACCGGCAGGTCATTTTTTGTCCTATTGCAATGGCATTGCGGTATATAGTCTTGCCTACACGTCGGTAGTCTAGTCTAAAATATAGCATAGTAACAAATCCAGATATATATCAGATTTCGCCTGATTTGCAAATCGCGGTCACTTGACAACCCTGAAAACACAAATGTCTTTAAAGAGACTCGTACCATATCTGGCGTATGGTACCCGTACCCAgtccaaataaaaaaaaacttcaaaacccagtaaaaaaaatgcaaatcccAAATGTACCATTCGATTGGACCATTATATTACAGGgtatttttataaagaaaattataaatataacataAAATGGATAAAAAAAACTACACTTACCTTTCTACGACACGACAAACTCGTTTATTAACTTATATATTACCGAAAACTATTGAAATATGACTTGTGGTCTAACGGCAACTATCAAATGTCAATGATTTGAATGAATTTAACAGCTTCTCCgtgatttgtttacaattcgCAGGCAACTCCACTTCCGATGCCCTTAAACGACGAAGACTGAAACACAGACTAAAATCGCACAACAACAGAAGGTGCCGAAAAGAACCAGTCTATGCACAACTGGTTCCGAAGAGCAGCGCCCAGATTGCAAGCTAGCGGCACTTGGAATAGAGATTGGCGCGTGATTCCGGATGCCGATTTCTGATACGCATCGAGAAGACATTTTTTATGGACGTTTCTAACaatacttattatttttgtatttatttaggttggattttggcaaaacttatTTTATCTTATATTCAACTTTGCATTTTTACgcaatttgtattattattattattattattattaacatgaTGACCAGATATAACTTAAACTGGTTACCTTCTCATTACGATAGTAATATTATAAAAGGATGTATATTTAATAGCTGAGGAGAAGCAGCATTTCTATagtatttatatacaaaaataaaaaacgttaTGCAGTTCATGCACGTGTACATCCCTAGTTTGGAACCAAACAAAATCATATGTTGTTACTAGGGCTGTATAGCTAAACGTTTTATTTATGGGAGCAGAACTATTAAGTGCCAGTTGGAACTAAGACGTGATCTCCCCTGTCCCTTCTTTTGCTTAAAACTGAATCATATTGACAAATGTTTTCGGCCCGTTTAAGTAATGTGACGTTCTCATGAAATACAACGGTGAACATTGCAAAAATCGTGTTATTTTCGTTAATTGTTCCAATGGGTGAACTAGTGAACGGAGTCAGCATGTGCCAGCCCTGATGGCTGCTTTGTTGAACTAGTTCCAGTTCCGGAGCTAGTGAACCAATAGCAAAcggaacaaaacaaaaacatctGTAGATTATAggttaatttgttttataataaCAAATGCGGGAATTATTCAATTAAGATGAGCAATCTGCTGAATTTTGCCCTGCGGCAGGGCGTCAACTCCATCAAGCGCCTTAGCCTCCAGAGTTTCAGACTGGCAGCTCCGGCCATTGTAACAAAAACGCCGGTTACTTCCACGATAAAGAGATTCTCCTCCCAAGCCGCCCCCTTCGATGTGAACACCAGTGTCCCCAAGGACATAATACTTTTCAAGTATGAAAACCCCCGATTCTACCAGATGCTTAACTTTTTCGGGGTGTGTCAGTTTGTTTTCTGGACATATCTCTCGCACTTCGCCTTCACGACGCTTAAGGATGCTCCAGTGGTGGAAAAACCCGGAGAGGAGCTGAAGTGGTTCCAGCGCATAAATCTGGGCGATAATAAGTACAGAAATGGCATTACAGCCTGTAGCTTTCTGATAGGTAAGAGTGGTTTACTACGTTCTCGGCAAgccgaaaataaaactcaaccAACATTTTAGGATATGGCATACTGTTTGCTGTCTGGATGTTTACCCTGCGATCGGTGCGTTTTCTTATCTTGAGAAAGGGTGGTCAGAGCGTTTCCTTTGTGACCTACGGTCCCTTCAACCGGAATCGCATTATGACCGTGCCATTAAAGTGCGTCTCCGCCGAGGAATCACGGAACATGGCCAGGGTGCAGCTACCCATTAAGGTGAAGGGCAAGACACTGTATTACGTCCTGGATATGCGTGGCGAGTTTCGGAATGGCGAGTTATTCGATTACACGGCGGGCCTCAAGCGTCGCATTTAAAGGGCaagttttgttgttttgtagcttattatttgtaaataaagATGTACactaattaaaactaaaatgcGGCTTAGTAAATGGGCTCCGGCTTCTGGGTGAGCAGCAGTCCAAAGCGCTTCTTGATGGTCAGCCTCTGGCGGGAGTACTTATCCTCCGGTGAAAAACGTGCTGGATGAGCAGATAGTGTGGGACGACCATCCTCGGTGCGTTTCTAGAAGAGCAACAAGTGGTGACTTAGTTgggtaatatatatatagggtTTTGATAATAATATACCTTCAGGGTGTAAACGCGATCGCCGTTTTCGTTAATTGTGTACATCAGATACATTTTTGCAGTTTTTGGATTGTTTTTCTGTAGTCAAAGAagcagaaaataaaacacgTGTGGCGTGCGTTGCAAGGTGCTACCaggctttaaaaaaaaataagcactAAATAATCCAACTTAAGAGAATAGTCAAGCCTCGAACCGTGGAATAAATGTTAGCTAGATTTTCGTAGCTAGATCGCTTGTTATCGATTCACTTCCATCTCTAAGCATATTTGTATAGAATATTTGGCGGACTTTTGTACACAATGTCAAATAAAGTGGACAAGCTGCACAAGCAGGCTTTACGCGAACAACAGAAGCGTATTAAGCCCGGAGAATGTATGAAATATGTGCGGATGGTCATAGATGCCGGATTTCTGGGCATTCCCGTGGGCCAGGAGGCACTGCAGCAATTGAATGCGACGGGTTTGAAGTATGAAATAAGGAGCTTGCCCGTGAGCCACTGCATCCTGTGGGAACGCAATGTTGGCCAGCAGACGATTGCTCTGGGCAGCAGTCCCACCGGCCTAGATGAAGCCTGGAAATCGGAAAACCAAGTGGTCCAGTGGCTATCCGAAAGCAGCTTCCAACGGGCTGTAAAGGATCAAAGTCTAGTTTGCCTGGGACCGCGCTTGCAGGACTCATTTCCGGACTGCCAGTACACCATTGCCCTGCCAACGCTCCGTCACAGCAAGCATGGCAGCTCATCCAGCCAGGACGCTCTGATTGAGATGCAGTTGCTCCAGGAGCTACACGTGGAACAGCTAGATCAACCCGAAAGCCAGGATCTAGTGGCCCTGCTGCAGCGCTATACAAAAGCAATAGCCGAAGCCCCCTATAAGAAGCAACGCAACGAGACATTGGGAGGCTTCAAGAAATACCTGGCCAACGACAAGAAGCAGTGCGTCCGTGTGGATCAGGGAAACGGATACGGAAGACTCTGGCAGCAGCATCTGAATCGACTGCCAATGGTCACGCTGGAAGTGGCCGAGTCCATAATAGCGCAGTATCCCTGTCCCAAGAAACTGATCGATCATTTCTCCAGCGATCCACTGGCTGTCCAAAGTCTCGCCGATTTGAAGATCAAGCGATGCAATGGACCACAGCCTCTTCACACCGAGCGACGTATTGGAAATGTTCTCAGCAACAAACTGTATACATTGTATACTGCCAAGGATCCCAATACTCTAATTTagaaaactaaactaaactttCTTAGCTTTAGAATCTGCTCATATATTAGCTTCCTAAAGTATGTACAATTATAATTAGGTTTTAAGTTAAGATCTAAgtattttacattattttcTCATCGTATAAggtataattttaaaaatcacAATGTTCCTATACACATAACTATGAATTCAATTAATTGTGGTTTGCACACCTGAAGAATTGATAATATGTCCGCTTGGAAGTCGGAACTCTGTGAACATTGGATTGGGCGCGATGTGGAGAATGGAGTGTTGGCCATGGCCGATGAAAAACTTCAGTCCGTGCTCTATAGCGTGGCCAGAATCCGGGTGAATCCCAGGCAGGCGGAGACGATGGTCTGGCCGAGGCCCCAGATCATGGCGTATATGGGCGACATGGGCAGACTGGAGGCGCGATGCACAAAGGCGATGACTGCACTGCTGATTATGCCACTGGAGGCCGGGGAAAGGAAACCCATGACAAGGATGAGGATCGAGAAGAATCGTCCGAACTTGTGCTTCCGGAGCGTGAAGAAGGCCACCACGGCGGCGCAGGTGTGAATGAATATGGAGGAGAACAGGGCCCACAGAAAGACGTGGTACCACATTTCGCGAAACGTATTGAGACGCGCCTGTGACCGGAGTCCCATCACATCGGCGATGGTGTCCAACTCATCGGTGTCGTCCGAGAACATGGCTAAAACGTAGTCGATGGATGTTGACGTGGTATCCCTAGTTACTAGTTGCTAGTTATTGCTTTTCCGTTGGTCAGTTGAGTGTCCAGCCGCATGTCTGGTGGGGATTCCCTTTCTATAGCATGTATCCAGCCAATATTCATGGACCTGCAAACAATAACTCCCTTTAGACTTGACCTTCTGGCATTTAATTATACTCACGCCAACACATGTGTGTGCTAATGGCCACACCCATACCACATTTGTCGTATTCTATAGCCGGATTTGGATTGCAGTCTTTTTCAGTTGCTTGATCCTATTTAGCATGGCCTTAACTTCCGGTTAGCACTGTAGTTTAGCAAATGTTTggcttatttttaattcggtCAACAATCGATTGAACTTTCGTCACGGCACTCAATTAGCGCTCGGCTGGCGGCAGTGAATGCTAAATCGGGCCTAATTACCAGGCTACTGGTGTGCGGCAGCCCTAACTCCACATTTTGAGCAACACCAAACACTTTTAGttggtttaatttaattttatattgttCTTGTCTGCGATTTACTATGGCAATGGGAATGGAACGTTTGGGATTGGGCCAGTTCTGATAAGCAAACAGCTGTGACTCAGTTGCGAACTGGTTCGGGGCTTGCAGCGCAGCTCTAAATTATTATACTCAAGATATCCATATGTAAGGCAGATATCGTAGTGAAAAGTCACAGGGTTTTTAAGGTATATTCTTTTGTAAGCTGTGTTCAAATGCACTGCTTTCAGCACAAGCATGCTTATCGTTATCGAGCAGCGATAATCGGCGAACTAGTTCAACATAAACCTTCTTGGCACAAGTGACAACTCTGAAACCAAtccataaacaaaaaattttgtgtaaactaaaaacaaaaagcggaAGTTGAAAAACAACACCTTAGCGTATAATTTGGCCCCTTATGATTTGTTAAGTTTCTGTTTTGGAAAATGGGATGCTGAGATAGCCCTGAACAGGTGTAAGTCGTCCTCCTACACTATGACACATTTCTTCCGAGACGAACTTACATACATacgcacatatgtacacatatgtatgcatgtttGTAACTGCATCCATATACGATATATGTATCTTACGCACTCGcggctatatacatatatatgcggaatatatatgtatgtaagccGTCAATATGAGAATCGGTTGAAGTTAAGTCTTCATTTAAAGTGGCtatagtacatatgtatatacacacTTTTAACCAGCATATGCTTGTGAATCGAGATTAATCAAAGGCCCTGCATTGCAGACTTCATATACTTCAAGCCCCACAAAACCAACGACGCATTTAATCAATGTTCTCCAACGGATTGCCGTGCAATCTGTCGTTTCCGAGCTGTCTCAGTGTACCAAAAGACGAGATCGGTAATGAAGAGCTACTGCCATCCAATATGGGTACTCGCGAGCCTGTTATACTCAATGTCTACGATATGGTAAGCTTACTTACTCCTGTTGCCCATGCGGACATCGCACAACGATAAATGTAACCTTGCATTTGCAGTACTGGATCAACGAGTACACCACCTCAATCGGCCTGGGCGTATTTCACTCCGGCGTAGAAGCCTTTGGCACCGAATTCGCATACGGCGGACATCCATTTCCGTTTACGGGGGTATTCGAGATCTCACCGAGGGATCACGACGAGTTGGGCGATCAGTTCCAGTTCCGGCAGAGCATCCAAATCGGCTGCACCGACTTTACGTACGAGGAGGTGCGACGTATCGTCGAGGAGCTGGGTAATCAGTTCCGTGGCGACCGATATCATCTCATGAACAACAATTGCAACCACTTCTCGGGCTCATTAACTCAGGTGAGACATAAATCGAGGAAACTTTCCACTGGGTGGATCCAATATCAAGCAATATTTTGGGTGTGCTTATGCATGATTCACCGATTGTCAGATACCGCCTGTTACAATCAGAAGTTCTTATTGTGAATCACCTCAAAAAGTAGGACAGATTACCATCCTAAACACGTCCAATACAATTAGATGCTTCCAAACGATTCGAGTTTAGGAGCAAGAAAATGCAAGCTTAAAAGCCCAAATGAATATTCATTTGACTATATCTGCAATTCCAATTACTCGTTCTAGATACTTTGCGGCCAAGAAATACCCAGCTGGGTCAATCGTCTAGCGCATTTCAGCTCCTGTGTGCCATTTCTACAAAGATGTTTGCCAAAGTAAGCCTTTCTAAGTGAAACAAAAGCCAAGTTCATGATTATTAACTACTCTATGTTGTTTTTTAGAGAATGGCTGACACCGAATGCCTTGCAGCAAAGCATTACCACAATCCAAGAGCGCGAAGACTCCGACAACAGTCCCCTTTGAGACGTTACCTGACCGAAAATATGTCACTTGGCGACACACAAGCGATCATAGTTCACATAAAACAACAGTCCTGAGACCAACATTGTTAAGTTACGCAGAGCAAAAAGCCGGGTTACTCATGTCACATCAATTTCCAAGCCAACAACGCCCCCTAAATAGAAAGCAACAACTATTATTAATAGACTTAAATTAGgcgatatacatatacatacttacATAGAACAAACCTACATTGAGACATACTTATACATACATGCGAAGTGACTAAATTATTGGCTattgtaatttgtatttgtaatATGACTATTCAGAATTAAGATATTATTAAGTGGCCGATAAATTTAAGTAGCAGGCGCCGTTCAGCAGCAGTGTCATTtatagaattttaaattaactaCGAAGACATCGAGAAATCATCATTAGGCACTTGCTAAAATTGTACTAACAATACCGCAGACATATTGGTGAACGATATCAAAATGTTGCCCAATTTACTTGTTTACTTTTGTCAGCGGTGgggatttggtttttttgaATTCCCACCAAACATCGGAGCTCGATTATTGAGATGATTTCCTGGTTGATTTCGTTTACACAATTATACAGAGTTCATAAGCCGCATGTCTATCAAAACACCAAAATGATCTgttatcaataaatatatgtacttgACATTCTGATATTTACACATGCATAAATActattattaaacatttttaaagaaaaatatattttgatcGAAAACATTCGGTTGCGTTTGATTTACAAGCGAGCAGGTTGGAacgtttttaatattttgggTATTTTTGGGGTCAAAAGTGGAATAACCAAATAATTAAGTACACGATATTCTCATAAATTACGCAGAATATGAAAACACTCAGACCCAAAACTCctcaacaaaaaacaacaaaattattgtacatatatctttgtattatatttatatattttagaccCTCCAGATTAGATGCATCAGTTGAAAATAAGTTAACTTTTCTTTGTAGTTTAAAACTTGATTACAATTAAGATAAATATGTAGGGATTAGCTATGTACAATGGGAACAGCTGTGGGATTACCGAACTCAAACTAGACTCGAGACATTGTTGTAGAGGCCAACGGCAGACAGCTCGTCCAGATCGATTTCATTGGATGGAAGATTGGGATGAGGCCAGTTCCTTGGCCTTTGATTAACATGGGGCGGCACAATGGCCTGAAAGGTGGGGGACTGCAGAGGCCTATAGGCTACCGCATCCACGTAGTCCACTTGTCTTGGTGGAGCATTTGGATGTGGAATCCTTCCCACGTAAAGATCTTCACTGCGATAGAGACTCGCATTTGGTACGTAGCCGGAGTGCAGCCTTCTCTGCGGAGTTTGCGGAATCGGTGGACGGTGGGGCAGTTCATGGAAGTAAGCATCTTTGGGTATGTGTCTCTCGGGCAGCCCAAACTGGGCGCTACTCCGGTGGGGAATACTATACGTGGGCGAAGGGTTCGAAGAGGTGCCCTCCAAGTGATGGAAGTTATTGTTCAAGCGGGAGTGTGATCTTGCGGCGATCACATGTGCCGTCTGGGAGTCCTGTCGATTGGAGTCAATggtgttttgcagttgggccACCATATCCCTCACCTGACCAGCGTTCGGCTTCTTTAGGCACTTGATTTCACTGTTCCGAATCTCCACCTTACTCATACTTTCATTGCCATTTTGACGCACTTCTGTTTCCTCGGCGTACTCCATGATGGGATTGGAGTAAAATAAATTCGACATGACGGGATAGTTGTCTTCCAAGCAAAGAGGCTGCCGTTTCATCAGATTGGAGATACCTGCCGCCTCGCTCGCT
The sequence above is drawn from the Drosophila melanogaster chromosome 2R genome and encodes:
- the Nop10 gene encoding Nop10 ribonucleoprotein, yielding MYLMYTINENGDRVYTLKKRTEDGRPTLSAHPARFSPEDKYSRQRLTIKKRFGLLLTQKPEPIY
- the mms4 gene encoding methyl methanesulfonate sensitivity 4, which translates into the protein MSNKVDKLHKQALREQQKRIKPGECMKYVRMVIDAGFLGIPVGQEALQQLNATGLKYEIRSLPVSHCILWERNVGQQTIALGSSPTGLDEAWKSENQVVQWLSESSFQRAVKDQSLVCLGPRLQDSFPDCQYTIALPTLRHSKHGSSSSQDALIEMQLLQELHVEQLDQPESQDLVALLQRYTKAIAEAPYKKQRNETLGGFKKYLANDKKQCVRVDQGNGYGRLWQQHLNRLPMVTLEVAESIIAQYPCPKKLIDHFSSDPLAVQSLADLKIKRCNGPQPLHTERRIGNVLSNKLYTLYTAKDPNTLI
- the CG12935 gene encoding uncharacterized protein, isoform A, which encodes MSNLLNFALRQGVNSIKRLSLQSFRLAAPAIVTKTPVTSTIKRFSSQAAPFDVNTSVPKDIILFKYENPRFYQMLNFFGVCQFVFWTYLSHFAFTTLKDAPVVEKPGEELKWFQRINLGDNKYRNGITACSFLIGYGILFAVWMFTLRSVRFLILRKGGQSVSFVTYGPFNRNRIMTVPLKCVSAEESRNMARVQLPIKVKGKTLYYVLDMRGEFRNGELFDYTAGLKRRI
- the CG7222 gene encoding uncharacterized protein, isoform A: MFSNGLPCNLSFPSCLSVPKDEIGNEELLPSNMGTREPVILNVYDMYWINEYTTSIGLGVFHSGVEAFGTEFAYGGHPFPFTGVFEISPRDHDELGDQFQFRQSIQIGCTDFTYEEVRRIVEELGNQFRGDRYHLMNNNCNHFSGSLTQILCGQEIPSWVNRLAHFSSCVPFLQRCLPKEWLTPNALQQSITTIQEREDSDNSPL
- the CG12341 gene encoding uncharacterized protein: MFSDDTDELDTIADVMGLRSQARLNTFREMWYHVFLWALFSSIFIHTCAAVVAFFTLRKHKFGRFFSILILVMGFLSPASSGIISSAVIAFVHRASSLPMSPIYAMIWGLGQTIVSACLGFTRILATL